In Actinomycetes bacterium, the following proteins share a genomic window:
- a CDS encoding MFS transporter: MSMRPTGTAAEATAAQLDPRRWLALGVVLIAVFMQLMDISIVNVAIPSIQRDLDASYSQVQWVLAGYQLAFAVVLITGGRLGDIYGRKRLFLIGVSGFTIASALCGFAQSPVMLVSSRFLQGAMGALMFPQALSVTQVEFPQRERGVAFGITGAVIGLATISGPLLGGLLIAGNLFGLDWRPIFLVNLPLGVLAVVAAVVLLRESRAEGALRLDPGGVAIVSVALLMLIYPLVEGRDLGWPAWTFLLMAASVPVFWMFALYERRKTRRDNSPLVVLSLFGERALVSGLLLNLVFFSGVAAFFLTFSLFLQIGLGFTALHSGLTTIPFSFGTAIGSAVSVRLAPRLGRAILSLGCLLLVAGMLAVMATVSRYGEVIHSWQLLPALVVCGLGLGLTIPPLLNVILAGISGRSAGSASGVLSTTQQVGGALGVAIIGVIFFGLLSSQAQPTIAAVVPRLRGQLQAAHLPARPPTR, from the coding sequence ATGAGCATGCGACCAACCGGAACAGCGGCGGAAGCCACCGCCGCGCAGCTCGACCCGCGCCGGTGGCTGGCGCTGGGGGTCGTGCTGATCGCGGTGTTCATGCAGCTGATGGACATCAGCATTGTCAACGTGGCGATCCCGTCTATCCAGCGCGACCTGGACGCCAGCTACTCACAGGTGCAGTGGGTGCTGGCCGGCTACCAGCTCGCCTTCGCGGTGGTGCTGATCACCGGCGGGCGGCTCGGCGACATCTACGGCCGCAAGCGGCTGTTCCTGATCGGCGTGAGCGGCTTCACCATCGCCTCGGCACTGTGCGGCTTCGCGCAGAGCCCGGTCATGCTGGTCAGCTCGCGGTTCCTCCAGGGCGCCATGGGCGCGCTGATGTTCCCGCAGGCCCTCTCGGTCACCCAGGTCGAGTTCCCCCAGCGGGAGCGCGGCGTCGCCTTCGGCATCACCGGCGCGGTCATCGGCCTTGCCACCATCTCCGGCCCGCTGCTTGGCGGGCTGCTCATCGCCGGCAACCTGTTCGGCCTGGACTGGCGCCCGATTTTCCTGGTCAACCTGCCGCTGGGCGTGCTCGCGGTGGTCGCCGCGGTGGTGCTGCTGCGCGAGTCCAGGGCCGAGGGCGCGCTGCGCCTGGACCCTGGCGGCGTGGCGATCGTCAGCGTGGCGTTGCTGATGCTGATCTATCCGCTGGTGGAGGGCCGCGACCTTGGCTGGCCGGCCTGGACGTTCCTGCTCATGGCCGCGTCAGTGCCGGTGTTCTGGATGTTCGCGCTGTACGAGCGGCGCAAGACCCGCAGGGACAACTCGCCGCTGGTAGTGCTCAGCCTGTTCGGTGAGCGGGCGTTGGTGAGCGGCCTGCTGCTCAACCTGGTGTTCTTCTCCGGGGTGGCCGCGTTCTTCCTGACCTTCTCGCTGTTTCTGCAGATCGGGCTCGGCTTCACCGCCCTGCACTCCGGGCTCACCACGATCCCGTTCTCGTTCGGCACCGCGATCGGCTCGGCCGTGTCGGTGCGGCTGGCGCCACGGCTGGGCCGCGCGATCCTAAGCCTCGGCTGCCTGCTGCTGGTCGCCGGCATGCTCGCGGTGATGGCGACGGTCAGCCGCTACGGCGAAGTCATCCATTCCTGGCAGCTCCTGCCCGCCCTGGTGGTGTGCGGCCTCGGCCTCGGCCTCACCATCCCGCCGCTGCTCAACGTGATCCTCGCGGGCATCAGCGGCCGCAGCGCCGGCTCGGCCTCCGGCGTGCTCTCGACCACCCAGCAGGTCGGCGGCGCGCTCGGCGTGGCGATCATCGGCGTGATCTTCTTCGGGCTGCTGTCCAGCCAGGCCCAGCCCACGATCGCGGCGGTCGTTCCGCGCCTGCGCGGCCAGCTCCAGGCGGCCCACCTGCCCGCGCGGCCGCCGACCAGGTGA